From the genome of Aliarcobacter lanthieri:
GTGTGGATTCATACTTTATGATACTCAACAAATTATCAAAGGAAACTATGATTCACCAGTTGAAGCGGCACTTTCATTATACTTAGACTTCTTTAACCTATTTGTATCTTTATTACAAATACTTGGTATTATGAGAAGTAACGACTAAATTAGCTATAGGGATAAAGCCCTATAGTTATACTTATATATTCAATGAACTCAAAAAATTTAAGAATCATCGATGCAAATTTAAATAGGTTACGAGAAGGAATTCGAGTAGTTGAAGATATATTTAGATATGTTTATAATGATAAAAATAACTCAATAAAATTAAAAAATCTAAGACATCTAGCCAGAACAGAAAATTACTATGAAATTCTTGAAACAAGAGATGTAAAAAATGATGTTTTGAGAAATTCAATAAAAAGTGAACAAAATAGAGAAGATTTAAACTCAATTTTAATAGCAAATTTTAAAAGAGCTCAAGAGAGTGCTAGAGTTTTAGAAGAACTTACAAAGCTATCATCTATAAGGGATAGTGAGAATTTTAAGTATATTAGATACGAACTTTATAATTTAGAAATTGTTTTAACAAAAATAACTTCAAATTCTAAATAGTTTAAATTATAATTTTGATACAATTTTTTTGCTATTTCATAAGATAATTCACTACTTCCACTAACACCTGATTTCTTTATATAATCAAATAAATCTTTTTTACTATCAAACTCTAATTTGTAAAAAATCGTTTCAAATTCACAAGTAAAATATTTAGAAAAAGCATCTTTTATACTATATTCATCTAATATAGGAGATAAAGTATTTGTAAGTTTTTGAATAGTTTTAAAAGTATTCGAAGTAAATAAAACTGCATTTATCTCTTTTGTAATTTTAGATAAAGAAAACACTATTTTTTCTAGATCAATTGACCATTGCAGAGCAGAAGATGATAAAACAATATCA
Proteins encoded in this window:
- a CDS encoding methyltransferase domain-containing protein; translation: MELKNQFSKYAREYQSYNIIQQICAKSLIRELKTKPKRILELGCGSGQIFSNINWEFDFYKAIDSSISMCELHPKSNNLEIKCLNFDSKEFFEDIKNDYYDIVLSSSALQWSIDLEKIVFSLSKITKEINAVLFTSNTFKTIQKLTNTLSPILDEYSIKDAFSKYFTCEFETIFYKLEFDSKKDLFDYIKKSGVSGSSELSYEIAKKLYQNYNLNYLEFEVIFVKTISKL